In Polyangiaceae bacterium, the genomic window CCCTGGACCATCTACTTCAAGCGCCCGTACGCGATCCACGCCAGCTACTGGCACGAGAACTTCGGCGAGCGCATGAGCGGCGGCTGCATCAACCTGTCGCCCATCGACGCCAAGCGCACCTTCGACTGGGTCGCGCCCGACTTGCCCGCCGGCTGGGACACCGTGCAGGCCTACGGCATGGGCGGCGGGACCTTCGTGCTGGTCGAGGGCTGAGCCGTCAGTGCATGGTGGCGGTGAACATCAGTGAGACGACCGTGGTGTTCCAGTCCTGCTTGGTCGTCGCCGAGACGCCGCCCAGGCTGACCGTTCGCTCGTACTTGAGCGGGGCGTACATGAGCCGGAGCTCTGGTCCGATGCTCCACTGCTCGCCGACCCAGAAGTCATAGCCGCCGCCGATGCCGAACACGGCGCCGCTCGGGCGCTCTTCGTCGTCGGGGTCGTCGTCGTCGCCGTCGTCGAGCTGGCCGAAGCCGATCAGCGCCTGCAAGTATCCGCCCGAATTGGGGTCGAAGTAGTATTGGCCGAACAGGCCGATCACCGAGAACGTGAGCGTCTCGTCCGTGGTGTCCACGTCCCGCTTGTTACCGGCCGCGTCCGTCACCTCGAAGTCCGGCTCGCTGAAGCCGTGGCCCAGGAGCGCGCCGCCGAGCACGAAGCCCGGGGCGACCGTTCCCCCGATCATCGCCAAGCCGATGCCGATGCCGCTACCCTTGAGGGTGGCTTCCTCTCCGGTGTCCGGCTCCTTCACCTTGACGGCGACGTTCGCGTACGCGTAGCCGATGCCGAAGCGCAGGAAGAACCCATCGTGCTCGTGCACGCCCTCTTTCGCCGGCGGCGGCGGCGGTGGCGGCCCAGCCTGCGGCGGATAGCCGTAATAGCCGGGTGGTGGCGCGCCCTGGGGCGGCGGCGCACCCGGCTGGCCGTAGGCGCCCGGCGGGGGAGCTTGTCCGGGTGGCGGCGCGGGCGCCGGCGCGGGCGCTACCGTGGACGGTGGCGGTGGGGGCGGGGGCTCGCCAGCTGGCGGCGGCGGCGGTGGAGGAGGCGGCGGCTCCGCGCCCTGCGCGGCGGCGCCGACTGCGGCGCTCGAAGCCCCAAGAAACACCAGCGTCGCGAGCCACCTTCGCATCCCGATACCTCCGCTCGTGGAGGGTTGCGCAGATGCACCGATGCCGTCAACCGGATCAGCGCTCGGGCAAGTGCGCGAGGGCCGCCTCGACCAGCGGGTGGCTCAGGCCCGCGCGCCAGACTGCACGGATCGGGAACGACGTGCCGGGGCCTTGCTGACGTTGGGCCACCACCCCGTCGAGCACGGGGCCGCTCGGCTCGAGCCAGGGGATCACCGAGAAGCCGAGGCCGGCGCGTACGAACGCCAGGATGGCGTCCACACCGCTCGCCGAGATCGTGCGCGCGGGCACACCGATGTGGCGGCGCACCGCTTCCATCTGTACGGCGTGGTGCGGCAGCGACGGGTGGTAGCTGACGAACGCCGCGCGGCGCAGCGAGGCGAGGTCACTCCGGTGACCGGCGGGCACCACGAGGTACGAGTGACTCGTGGCCACGCGGCGCGACTCGCAGCCCGCAGGGACGCGCTCGCAGTAGTCCACGATCAGGTGGCAGTCGCCGTTCGCGAGGCGAGTGAGATCCGTCAGCGCGACGTCTTCGATGTCCACGTGGATGTCCGGGCGTGCGTCACGGAGCGCGCGCAGGAACTCGGGCAACAGCTGCCGGGTCACCAGCCCCGAGGTGTCCACGCGCAACGTGCCGCCGAAGCGTGCGCTGCGGATCGAGTCGGCGACGAGCGAGATCTGCTCGAAGAACGGCGCGCAGAACTCGAACAGGCGCTCGCCGGCGGCGGTGAGACGAACCTGGTCCTTGGCCACCCGCTCGAACAGCGAGACGCCGAGCTCCTGCTCGAGCTTCCGCACCTGCTGGTGCACCGCCGGCTGGGTGATCGGGTAGGGAAACGCCCGCGCGGCGCGGGCATAACCACGCTCCCGTGCCACGTGGAAGAAGCCCTCCAGGCGGTGGAGCTGCATCCTAGTCAATTAGCACTGCTTATCGAAACATGCAGAACTAATTCGGGCACATTGTCGGTGCCCGGGCGTAGGAACCGGGCATGAAACTGCGAAACGTCTGGGTGCTGATCGGCGCGGTGCTGGTGGTGGCGGGCTTCTGCCTGGGCTGGTTCGGGCTGCGCGGCTTCGGAGCCGGCTTCTTCGTGAACGGCTGGCAGGTGATTTCCTTCGCCAAGGACCGGGGCGCGCTCTACTACCTGCTGTACCTGCTGCCGGTGGGCGCGCTCCTCGCCGGCCTCTTGGCCTGGGTGGACCGCCGGGCCGCGGGCACGCTGGCCATGCTGGTGGGCGGCGCGTTCCTGCTCTGGGGCGGCTTCGAGGTCCTGCGCGTGCTCTACCACACGACCTTCGCCGGGCTCTGGGTCACGGCGCTCGGCGCGCTCACGCTGTTCGTGGCGGGTGTGGAGACGCGCTCCCGCGCGTAACATCGCGGGCTCATGGCAACCCTTCCCCCGCCCGAGAATCCGCTGCGCGCCGGTGTGCTCGAGGACCTGAGTGTCGATCCCTGCGTGCTGGTCATCTTCGGCGCGAGCGGTGACCTCACCGGTCGCAAGCTCGTGCCAGGCGTGTATGCGCTGGCCAAGAACCGCATGCTCCCGAGCGCATTCGCGCTGGTCGGCTTTGCGCGGCGGCCGATGAGCGACGACGATCTGCGCGAGAAGATGCGCGGCGCGGTGGACAAGTACGCCCGGCAGAAGCCCGTGGACTCGCTGGTCTGGGACGATCTCGCGCGCGGCATGCGCTACGTGCAGGGCGCGTTCGACGACCCTGCGGCGTACCAGAAGCTGAAGCTGACGCTCGAGGAGCTGGACCGCGAGCGTGGCACGCGCGGTGGCCGGACCTTCTACCTGGCGGTGCCGCCCGACGCGGTGCGCGGCATCGTGCAGAACCTGGTGAACGCGGGCCTGTGCCCGCCGCCCGGCAGCGACGGCACGCCCTACGCCCGCGTGATCGTCGAGAAGCCCTTCGGCGTGGATCTGGCGTCGGCGAAGCAGCTGAACCGCGACCTGCTCGGTCTGCTGGACGAGCGGCAGGTGTTCCGCATCGACCACTACCTGGGCAAGGAGACGGTGCAGAACCTGTTGGTCCTGCGCTTCGGCAACACCATCTTCGAGCCGCTCTGGAACCGCAACCACGTCTCGCACGTGGAGCTCACGGTGGCCGAGCACATCGGCATGGAAGGGCGCGGCAAGTTCTACGAGCAGACCGGCCTGATGCGCGACATCGTGCAGAACCACGCGCTCCAGTTGCTGTCGCTGACGGCGATGGAGGCACCCGTTGCCTGGGACGCCGACGCGGTGCGCGACGAGAAGGTCAAGGCGCTACGTGCGCTCCGGCCCATCAACAGCGTCGAGGAGGTGCGCCGCTTCGCCGTGCGTGGCCAATACGCCGCCGGCGTGGTGCGCGGCGACGCGGTGCCCGCGTATCGCGAAGAGCCCGACGTGGCCAGGGCGAGCGAGGTCGAGACCTACGTGGCCATCGAAGCGCGGGTGGACAACTGGCGCTGGGCGGACGTGCCGTTCTACTTGCGCGCGGGCAAGCGCCTGGGCAAGCGGGTCACCGAGATCGTCCTGCACTTCAAGCCGCTGCCGCACCCGCTCTTCGACACCAGCGCGCTCAGCTTGCGCCAGCCGAACTCGCTGGTCTTGCGCATCCAGCCCGACGAGGGCATCGCGCTGCGCTTCGCCACCAAGATCCCGGGGCAGGGCGTGGCGATGCGCGACGTGGCCATGGATTTCCGCTACGGAACCGCCTTCGGTCAC contains:
- a CDS encoding LysR family transcriptional regulator, which translates into the protein MQLHRLEGFFHVARERGYARAARAFPYPITQPAVHQQVRKLEQELGVSLFERVAKDQVRLTAAGERLFEFCAPFFEQISLVADSIRSARFGGTLRVDTSGLVTRQLLPEFLRALRDARPDIHVDIEDVALTDLTRLANGDCHLIVDYCERVPAGCESRRVATSHSYLVVPAGHRSDLASLRRAAFVSYHPSLPHHAVQMEAVRRHIGVPARTISASGVDAILAFVRAGLGFSVIPWLEPSGPVLDGVVAQRQQGPGTSFPIRAVWRAGLSHPLVEAALAHLPER
- the zwf gene encoding glucose-6-phosphate dehydrogenase; amino-acid sequence: MATLPPPENPLRAGVLEDLSVDPCVLVIFGASGDLTGRKLVPGVYALAKNRMLPSAFALVGFARRPMSDDDLREKMRGAVDKYARQKPVDSLVWDDLARGMRYVQGAFDDPAAYQKLKLTLEELDRERGTRGGRTFYLAVPPDAVRGIVQNLVNAGLCPPPGSDGTPYARVIVEKPFGVDLASAKQLNRDLLGLLDERQVFRIDHYLGKETVQNLLVLRFGNTIFEPLWNRNHVSHVELTVAEHIGMEGRGKFYEQTGLMRDIVQNHALQLLSLTAMEAPVAWDADAVRDEKVKALRALRPINSVEEVRRFAVRGQYAAGVVRGDAVPAYREEPDVARASEVETYVAIEARVDNWRWADVPFYLRAGKRLGKRVTEIVLHFKPLPHPLFDTSALSLRQPNSLVLRIQPDEGIALRFATKIPGQGVAMRDVAMDFRYGTAFGHESPEAYERLLLDAMRGDATLFTRHDEVEAQWSFVDPILGTWRANEAPLTSYEAGGWGPAESDAMLGRSSHRWSKP
- a CDS encoding autotransporter domain-containing protein, with protein sequence MRRWLATLVFLGASSAAVGAAAQGAEPPPPPPPPPPAGEPPPPPPPSTVAPAPAPAPPPGQAPPPGAYGQPGAPPPQGAPPPGYYGYPPQAGPPPPPPPAKEGVHEHDGFFLRFGIGYAYANVAVKVKEPDTGEEATLKGSGIGIGLAMIGGTVAPGFVLGGALLGHGFSEPDFEVTDAAGNKRDVDTTDETLTFSVIGLFGQYYFDPNSGGYLQALIGFGQLDDGDDDDPDDEERPSGAVFGIGGGYDFWVGEQWSIGPELRLMYAPLKYERTVSLGGVSATTKQDWNTTVVSLMFTATMH